One Clupea harengus chromosome 3, Ch_v2.0.2, whole genome shotgun sequence DNA window includes the following coding sequences:
- the wnk1a gene encoding serine/threonine-protein kinase WNK1 isoform X4 translates to MSDNLSKMVKFLSPQSKNASGSGSDSLLGEVRRRRHNVERELLKAEHRFFRRSVISDSNTTALELPSKACVLASPPDCKRGLPPANSIVAGALSVSAGQCTVVAEEPLVEVHEASGEPKGDVVALEARPLSLMGCDGEREPAISLDPPSEASELESGSSMAGQGEDEREEEEDEAGKETEKTRIEAEQRELEKKVQDEEEVETKAVGTSNDGRFLKFDIEIGRGSFKTVYKGLDTETTVEVAWCELQDRKLTKTERQRFKEEASMLKGLQHPNIVRFYDFWESPAKGKKCIVLVTELMTSGTLKTYLKRFKEMKIKVLRSWCRQILKGLHFLHTRTPPIIHRDLKCDNIFITGPTGSVKIGDLGLATLKRASFAKSVIGTPEFMAPEMYEEKYDESVDVYAFGMCMLEMATSEYPYSECQNAAQIYRRVTSGVKPGSFDKVAFPEVKEIIEGCIRQHKDERYAIKDLLNHAFFQEDTGVRVELAEEDDGVVVAIKLWLRIEDVKKLKGKYKDNEAIEFSFDLLKDVPEDVAQEMVESGYVCDGDHKTMAKAIKDRVAQICRKREIRQLVREGLERRKQQGEDSAEQQRELQQAALAASAPAPVAAPAPAPAPVAAPAPAPAPVAAPAPAPAPVSVPAAVQTELEEPEADQHLFQQNAAPITTMETAQGSMILTESHPPAMSHSYMPAQQPPPTGTAQGPPAQMPLQHNTGQTVMQSQVPVPQTSSTLPVVPSGQSGAPLQQTSVGVLQSLTVEQTAAQPGVIATSTEGGLSDAASGLSDGNDGTGGRHEGRSMKRHHRRSVRSRSRHEKTPKAKLDVLNISHNGDRVAECQLETHNRKMVTFKFDLDGDNPEEIAQIMVQSEFILESERESFIEQVREVIEMADGGEGMLKEGYTQVLEPQIPEISTPHRLGEPPSLVAQVVHSAGRRFIVSPVPESRLRESYFGHPSANKSFGDDGTPGQDPSSTTRAASSSVQNEQSNVALSSYPASSQQTLPTPASSGLAPNPGLDCTRAPDASSHSSSSAGPGPMSPPSVLPAQTGRVSPTQLAPGSDFTPQPQPARPVASALPVSAETSSAMANMSGINTEQVSSMPAASGIPSGPQVPSVQQPVPSAAIPSQTPAMCGESEGESQSKSPGIEDIHALDKKLRSLFMDQNSVSSSSTLADNIASDSLSSPPSTMTSSSPMGGSNQMLQSSLSLSSGLPDTASIPTPAQAGVSSASASVQDGQLAVPGDQQPTIPPTTGGFQLGRFQVSVASVEAQSTVPEPSTIGSSSSATPSTSSSSSSSSSSSSLSSPENTLHRSHNLPKPVIKPDAEPAHTTIGRFQVMVSSGNKVGQATEETSTPDTQNCAAVGSHTKTPSPSQPTACNYYISSDNDSEPEDETLKREVTQLRERHMVEIHDLHLRQKGEIDALFSRLGRSPPSVVAPPTMNMSGGRRRITKGKNCKSGKSVSAQASPQHTGKKLTGQSGQAPASVTTVGGTSNNTTTTTTTAFSQSAPSQSPNTNGTGHAPGHGQGHAPASQSSGTFTDDLHQLVDNWARDAISLAQVKKSIPRKFSAPGQLCSLGGPMAAPVVPPSAPGSRKGSLCMAPQQFGYPCTPYSGTNQWANPTGSSQAGLLGAMPPAAPPVSLQQGFHIGTNHKSSGGSSSNAGRTTQAN, encoded by the exons ATGTCCGACAACCTCAGTAAGATGGTTAAGTTCCTATCCCCCCAATCAAAAAATGCTAGCGGCTCTGGCTCGGACTCGCTGTTGGGCGAGGTCCGCCGGCGGCGCCACAACGTGGAGCGTGAGCTTCTTAAGGCTGAGCACCGCTTCTTCCGCCGTAGCGTCATCAGTGACTCCAACACCACTGCCTTGGAGCTGCCCAGCAAAGCTTGTGTCCTTGCTTCACCACCTGACTGCAAACGTGGCCTCCCTCCTGCCAACTCCATCGTTGCTGGAGCCCTCTCAGTGTCAGCTGGTCAATGCACAGTGGTGGCTGAGGAGCCGTTGGTGGAAGTTCATGAGGCAAGTGGGGAACCCAAGGGGGATGTTGTAGCACTGGAAGCAAGGCCCCTGTCTCTGATGGGCtgcgatggagagagggaaccaGCCATCTCCCTGGACCCTCCCAGTGAGGCTTCTGAGCTTGAGTCTGGGAGCAGCATGGCAGGCCAAGGGGAAGATGagcgtgaggaggaggaggatgaagctgggaaagagacagagaagactcGCATCGAAGCTGaacagagagagttggagaagaAAGTGCAAGATGAAGAAGAGGTGGAGACCAAGGCTGTGGGCACATCTAACGATGGTCGCTTCTTGAAGTTTGACATTGAAATTGGACGTGGCTCATTCAAGACCGTCTACAAAGGCCTGGACACAGAGACAACTGTGGAAGTAGCCTGGTGCGAGTTACAG GATCGTAAGCTGACCAAGACTGAGCGGCAGCGCTTCAAGGAGGAGGCCAGTATGCTTAAGGGCCTTCAGCACCCCAACATCGTGCGCTTCTATGATTTCTGGGAGTCACCCGCCAAGGGCAAGAAATGCATTGTCCTGGTGACTGAACTTATGACCTCTGGCACCCTGAAAAC ATACCTGAAACGGTTCAAGGAGATGAAGATCAAAGTCTTGCGCAGCTGGTGCCGGCAGATCCTGAAGGGCCTCCACTTCCTCCACACGAGGACGCCCCCTATAATCCACCGTGACCTCAAGTGTGACAACATCTTTATCACTGGTCCTACTGGCTCTGTCAAGATTGGTGACCTGGGTCTCGCCACGCTGAAGAGAGCCTCGTTTGCCAAGAGTGTTATAG GTACCCCAGAGTTCATGGCTCCAGAGATGTATGAAGAGAAGTATGACGAGTCAGTGGATGTCTATGCCTTTGGGATGTGCATGCTGGAGATGGCTACTTCTGAGTACCCGTACTCCGAGTGCCAGAATGCGGCACAGATCTATCGCAGAGTTACCAGC GGGGTGAAACCTGGCAGTTTTGACAAGGTAGCGTTCCCTGAAGTGAAGGAGATCATCGAGGGTTGCATCCGTCAACACAAAGATGAGAG GTATGCCATCAAAGACCTCCTGAACCACGCGTTCTTCCAAGAGGACACCGGTGTACGAGTGGAGTTAGCGGAGGAAGATGACGGTGTGGTGGTAGCCATTAAGCTCTGGCTGCGCATTGAAGATGTCAAAAAGCTCAAGGGGAAATACAAGGACAACGAAGCCATTGAATTCTCTTTTGACCTCCTGAAGGATGTTCCAGAGGACGTGGCTCAGGAAATG GTGGAGTCTGGTTACGTCTGTGACGGTGACCATAAGACTATGGCCAAGGCCATCAAAGACAGAGTGGCTCAGATCTGTCGGAAGCGGGAGATAAGGCAGCTGGTGCGAGAGGGACtggagaggaggaagcagcAGGGGGAGGACTCGGCGGAGCAACAGAGGGAACTTCAGCAAGCAGCACtggctgcctctgcccctgccccagtggctgcccctgcccctgccccagccccagtggctgcccctgcccctgcccctgccccagtggctgcccctgcccctgcccctgccccagtGTCTGTCCCTGCAGCAGTTCAGACAGAGTTGGAGGAGCCTGAGGCAGACCAGCATCTATTCCAGCAAAATGCTGCTCCTATCACGA CCATGGAGACGGCTCAGGGTTCCATGATCCTGACGGAATCCCACCCGCCAGCCATGTCCCACAGCTACATGCCGGCACAGCAGCCTCCCCCCACAGGCACAGCACAGGGGCCCCCAGCCCAGATGCccctgcagcacaacacaggCCAGACAGTCATG CAGTCTCAGGTCCCTGTGCCACAAACCTCCAGCACCCTTCCTGTTGTTCCAAGCGGCCAGAGTGGAGCACCACTGCAGCAG ACGTCTGTGGGTGTACTGCAGTCTTTGACAGTGGAGCAGACAGCCGCACAACCAGGAGTGATTGCGACCTCCACTGAAGG TGGTCTCTCAGATGCTGCGTCTGGCTTGAGTGATGGCAACGACGGCACGGGAGGCCGGCACGAGGGCCGCTCCATGAAGCGACATCATCGCCGATCTGTACGCAGTCGCTCACGCCACGAAAAGACCCCCAAAGCCAAGCTTGATGTGCTGAAT ATTTCGCACAATGGAGACAGAGTGGCTGAATGCCAGTTGGAAACACACAACCGGAAAATGGTGACTTTCAAATTCGACTTGGATGGTGATAATCCAGAAGAAATAGCACAAATAATG GTTCAGAGTGAGTTCATTCTGGAGAGTGAACGGGAGTCTTTCATTGAGCAAGTGCGGGAGGTCATCGAAATGGCTGATGGTGGAGAGGGCATGCTGAAAGAAGGCTATACCCAG GTTCTGGAACCGCAAATCCCTGAGATATCGACTCCACACAGACTTG gTGAGCCTCCAAGTCTGGTTGCCCAGGTGGTTCACTCGGCTGGCCGCCGCTTCATTGTCAGCCCTGTTCCTGAGTCCCGGCTCAGAGAGTCATACTTTGGACACCCATCAGCTAACAAGTCATTTGGGGACGATGGAACACCAG GCCAAGATCCAAGTTCAACTACTCGTGCCGCCTCAAGCAGTGTGCAGAATGAGCAGAGCAATGTTGCCCTCAGCTCTTACCCTGCCTCATCTCAGCAGACTCTCCCAACTCCAGCCAGCAGTGGGTTGGCCCCGAACCCTGGTCTGGATTGCACACGGGCTCCAGACGCCTCCAGCCACAGCAGCTCTTCAGCAGGGCCAGGCCCAATGTCTCCACCATCTGTCCTTCcagcacagacagggagggtCTCTCCAACACAACTTGCACCAGGCTCAGATTTCACCCCACAGCCTCAACCTGCAAGGCCTGTTGCCAGTGCTCTTCCAGTCTCTGCAGAGACTAGCAGTGCTATGGCAAACATGAGTGGCATTAACACGGAGCAGGTGTCCTCCATGCCCGCTGCCTCGGGCATACCCTCGGGGCCACAGGTGCCCAGCGTACAGCAGCCCGTCCCATCAGCAGCCATACCCAGCCAGACTCCAGCTATGTGTGGGGAGAGCGAGGGCGAGTCCCAGTCTAAGTCCCCTGGCATTGAGGACATCCACGCTCTGGACAAGAAGCTGCGCTCTCTTTTCATGGACCAGAATTCTGTGTCCAGCTCTTCCACCCTGGCAGACAATATAGCCTCTGACTCCTTGTCCTCCCCGCCCAGCACAatgacctcctcctctcctatgGGGGGTTCCAACCAGATGCTGCagtccagtctgtctctctccagtggGCTGCCCGACACGGCCTCTATTCCCACACCAGCACAAGCAGGAGTG tCCTCTGCGAGTGCTTCCGTCCAAGATGGACAGTTAG CTGTTCCTGGGGACCAGCAGCCTACAATTCCACCCACTACTGGTGGCTTCCAACTTGGACGCTTTCAG GTTTCTGTGGCATCAGTTGAGGCCCAAAGCACTGTCCCTGAGCCCTCAACCATAGGCTCATCATCCTCAGCCACTCCATCgacgtcctcctcttcctcctcctcctcctcatcctcctccctctcaaGCCCAGAGAACACACTACACAGATCTCACAATCTGCCCAAACCAGTTATCAAACCGGATGCCGAGCCTGCCCACACCACTATTGGCAGGTTCCAGGTCATGGTTAGCTCCGGCAACAAAGTGGGTCAGGCCACAGAAGAGACCTCGACTCCCGACACCCAAAACTGTGCAGCTGTGGGCTCACACACCAAGACCCCTTCACCCAGCCAGCCCACCGCCTGCAACTACTACATCAGCAGTGACAATGACTCTGAGCCAGAAGACGAGACCTTAAAGAGGGAGGTCACACAGCTCAGGGAGAG acaTATGGTAGAGATCCATGACTTACACCTTCGCCAGAAGGGGGAGATCGACGCCCTGTTTTCCCGGCTGGGCAGATCCCCACCTTCAGTGGTAGCACCGCCTACCATGAACATGTCTGGTGGCAGACGCAGGATCACCAAAGGCAAAAATTGCAAGTCTGGGAAAAGTGTGAGTGCTCAGGCCAGCCCTCAGCACACAG GTAAGAAACTGACAGGCCAAAGTGGGCAGGCTCCAGCATCAGTGACAACGGTTGGAGGGACAAGCAacaacactactactactactactacagcaTTCAGTCAGAGTGCCCCTTCACAGA GTCCAAACACCAATGGAACAGGACACGCGCCAGGCCATGGCCAGGGTCATGCTCCTGCCAGTCAGAGCTCTGGCACCTTCACAGATGACCTCCATCAGCTGGTGGACAACTGGGCACGAGATGCCATAAGTCTTGCACAAGTCAAAAAG tcgATCCCCCGCAAGTTTTCAGCTCCAGGCCAGCTCTGCTCCCTAGGAGGTCCCATGGCTGCTCCTGTTGTCCCGCCGTCAGCCCCAGGCTCTCGTAAGGGCTCCCTGTGCATGGCACCTCAGCAGTTTGGCTACCCCTGCACCCCGTACAGTGGCACCAACCAGTGGGCCAATCCTACAGGGTCTTCACAAGCGGGCTTGTTGGGGGCAATGCCGCCTGCAGCTCCACCCGTCTCCCTGCAGCAAGGCTTCCACATTGGCACCAACCACAAATCCagcggtggcagcagcagcaatgctGGGAGAACTACCCAAGCTAATTGA